TACCTCATATTAAAAACCAATCGTTGTTTGTCGGGTAGGGTTAATATGGCTTTTTGTAACTCTCGCTGAATTTCGTCACCGCTAACCAGCGAGTCGTGGTCGATACCGCTCGCAAAAGTTTCGGTATAATCCTCTATTTCACAAAACTGCATCCGTTTTTTGGTTCTCAGAAAATTCAAACATTCGTTGGTAGCAATTCTGTACATCCATGTAAAAAACTGAGCATCTCCTCGGAAAGTGTCTAATCCTTGCCAAATTTTCAAAAAA
The DNA window shown above is from Flectobacillus major DSM 103 and carries:
- a CDS encoding RNA polymerase sigma factor translates to MSTPKDNLSIFNMLIQKYQRKIYWHIRKMVVNHSDADDLTQEVFLKIWQGLDTFRGDAQFFTWMYRIATNECLNFLRTKKRMQFCEIEDYTETFASGIDHDSLVSGDEIQRELQKAILTLPDKQRLVFNMRYFDEMRYEEIARITGTSVGALKATYSIAVHKIENLLSTAHYKLNYAA